The following are encoded together in the Kribbella sp. CA-293567 genome:
- a CDS encoding TFIIB-type zinc ribbon-containing protein codes for METLTCPKCRGSMRTYERSGVTVDQCTECRGIFLDRGELEKLVDAEIAYNGPQPVQQPPAPAPQQPRYEEKRYDDRRYEDKRRYDNDRDRYQQYPQRKKKKSFFDELFD; via the coding sequence ATGGAGACCCTGACCTGCCCGAAGTGCCGAGGCTCGATGAGAACGTACGAGCGCAGCGGCGTCACCGTCGACCAGTGCACCGAGTGCCGCGGCATCTTCCTCGACCGCGGTGAGCTGGAGAAGCTCGTCGACGCCGAGATCGCGTACAACGGACCGCAGCCGGTCCAGCAGCCACCCGCGCCGGCCCCGCAGCAGCCTCGCTACGAGGAGAAGCGCTACGACGACCGGCGGTACGAGGACAAGCGCCGCTACGACAACGATCGCGACCGCTACCAGCAGTACCCGCAACGCAAGAAGAAGAAGTCCTTCTTCGACGAGCTCTTCGACTGA